The following nucleotide sequence is from Euzebya sp..
CTCGGCGGTCAGCCGCAGCGCAACCGCGGTGTTCATGCCGAACCGGGTCGCACCTGCTGCCCGCAGGGCGTCGACGTCGGCCAAGGAGCGGATGCCGCCCGACGCCTTGATCTCGACCCCCGGGCCGCCTGCGTCGCGGATGGCTGTGACCTCATGCGCAGACGTGGCGTGCCCCGCCCATCCCGTGCCAGTCTTCAAGGCGTCGACCCCCGCCTCGAGTGCGAGCTCGGTGCCACGCCGGATCTGCGGCGGGTTGAGGTGCGCGGTCTCGAGGATCGCCTTGATGGGAACACGCCCAGCGACGGCCGCGACGATCGCCGCCAGATCCGTGAGGACAGCGTCATCATCGCCGGCGCGAAGCCGCCCGATCGGGATGACCACGTCCACCTCATCGACGCCGGCATCGCACAACCAGGCCGCTTCGAGTGCCCGTGCTGGGGTCGGGCCGCCGCCCGACGGGAAGCCGACCGGGGCACCGACGCGGACGGCGCTGTCGGACAGGAGGTCCACGAGGAGAGGCGCCCACGTGGGCAGGACGTGCGCGGCGAGGAATTTCCCGGCGTGGGCGGCGGCCGCGAGGCGGCGGACGTCCTGGTCGGTGTGCGGCGCCTGCACCGCGGAGATGTCGACCATGCCGGCGAGCACTCGCCCCCTGGGACGATCAACCGCATCCGGCCCGGAGACGCGGCCGCGCGGGACCTCAGCGTCCACGGTACGCCTCGTTGTCCACGGAGACCCAGCGGCTGGCAGCGTCATCGGCCCGGGCGATGAGCTTGGCCATCCCGCCGGCCGTCGCGATGATCTCGTAGTCTTGGCCCGCGTCGGCGGCGTACGTGAACAGCGTCGTGAAGGGTTCGTCGCCGACGTTGACGCTGCGGTGGATGCGGTGGGGACCCACGTAGGCGATCTCACCAGGGTGCAACTCGGCGATCGAGGTGGTGCCGTCCAGCTCCTCACAGAGGAGCAGGCCGTGTCCTGACAGGCAGTGGTACGTCTCGGCGCGGTCCGCGATCGCGTGGAGATGGCCACGGGTCATGTGGTACTCGTCGCCGATCGTGCCCGGGTAGAGGGTGCTGGTGCCGTGGATGAGGTCTCCTGGCTGCTCCGACGGCCGGTGCTCCTCGACGACGTAGATGAGCTCATCGGGGTCGACGGCCAAGCGTGCTGAGAAGGCGTCCTGATCGGCGTACACCCCTCCGAGGTCGCGAAGTCGCTTCTCGTAGCGGCCAGTGCGACCGACGAGGGCGCCGGTGCTCGCGTCGACGCGGGTGACGAGTGGAACTGCAGACGGGTGGTGCATT
It contains:
- a CDS encoding glucose-6-phosphate isomerase family protein, whose protein sequence is MDIHPGHSGRLVVVFLQDLYQTTCRPHEGTPAMHHPSAVPLVTRVDASTGALVGRTGRYEKRLRDLGGVYADQDAFSARLAVDPDELIYVVEEHRPSEQPGDLIHGTSTLYPGTIGDEYHMTRGHLHAIADRAETYHCLSGHGLLLCEELDGTTSIAELHPGEIAYVGPHRIHRSVNVGDEPFTTLFTYAADAGQDYEIIATAGGMAKLIARADDAASRWVSVDNEAYRGR
- the deoC gene encoding deoxyribose-phosphate aldolase; the protein is MDAEVPRGRVSGPDAVDRPRGRVLAGMVDISAVQAPHTDQDVRRLAAAAHAGKFLAAHVLPTWAPLLVDLLSDSAVRVGAPVGFPSGGGPTPARALEAAWLCDAGVDEVDVVIPIGRLRAGDDDAVLTDLAAIVAAVAGRVPIKAILETAHLNPPQIRRGTELALEAGVDALKTGTGWAGHATSAHEVTAIRDAGGPGVEIKASGGIRSLADVDALRAAGATRFGMNTAVALRLTAEDADR